In a genomic window of Streptomyces sp. NBC_01231:
- a CDS encoding LacI family DNA-binding transcriptional regulator, with translation MGGVEKTRGGGAERATSRDVARLAGVSHTAVSFVFNGRAQGNLSAETQEKIRKAAEQLGYRPNAVARGLRRRRTAVIGLVTDEIATSPFAGRLLRGAMDMAWSSEHLVLTVDSGQDPVAEDAAVAELLDRRVDGIIYAALSLRRARVPEGLHRTFAVLANCLPEDGSLPAVIPAERAGGRSAARVLLDAGHRRVALVGGLDDIATAERLRGFRDVLRTVGLTAEKDWIMRTGGEIASGYQGALRLLDGVPAYRRPTGIVCYNDRVAAGVLHAAARLGLDVPAELSVVGYDDQEHMAAFLSPPLTTVALPHRAMGETAVRLLLDAIDSGTAPPVTTRRLECPVVTRGSVGPAPSP, from the coding sequence ATGGGCGGGGTCGAGAAGACGCGGGGTGGCGGGGCTGAGCGAGCGACCTCGCGGGATGTCGCCCGGCTTGCCGGGGTGTCGCACACGGCCGTGTCCTTCGTCTTCAACGGGCGTGCCCAGGGCAACCTCTCCGCCGAGACGCAGGAGAAGATCCGCAAGGCGGCCGAACAGCTCGGCTACCGGCCGAACGCGGTCGCCCGTGGCCTGCGCCGGCGTCGTACCGCCGTGATCGGTCTGGTCACGGACGAGATCGCCACCTCGCCGTTCGCCGGGCGGCTGCTGCGCGGGGCCATGGACATGGCGTGGAGCAGTGAGCACCTGGTACTCACCGTCGACTCCGGGCAGGACCCGGTCGCCGAGGACGCGGCTGTCGCCGAACTGCTCGACCGGAGGGTCGACGGGATCATCTACGCCGCGCTGTCGTTGCGCCGCGCCCGAGTCCCGGAAGGGCTGCACCGCACGTTCGCCGTGCTCGCCAACTGTCTCCCCGAGGACGGCTCCCTCCCGGCCGTCATCCCCGCCGAGCGGGCTGGTGGCCGCAGCGCCGCGCGCGTCCTTCTCGACGCGGGCCACCGACGTGTCGCCCTGGTGGGCGGTCTGGACGACATCGCGACCGCGGAACGGCTGCGCGGCTTCCGGGACGTGCTGCGAACGGTGGGGCTGACCGCCGAGAAGGACTGGATCATGCGGACGGGAGGGGAGATCGCCTCCGGGTACCAGGGCGCGCTGCGGCTGCTGGACGGTGTTCCCGCCTACCGGCGGCCCACGGGGATCGTCTGTTACAACGACCGGGTCGCCGCGGGCGTCCTCCACGCCGCCGCGCGCCTGGGCCTCGACGTGCCCGCCGAGCTGTCCGTCGTCGGCTATGACGACCAGGAACACATGGCGGCTTTCCTCAGCCCGCCCCTCACCACGGTCGCTCTGCCCCATCGCGCGATGGGAGAGACGGCCGTCCGCCTGCTCCTGGACGCCATCGACAGCGGGACCGCGCCGCCGGTCACCACCCGGCGGCTGGAGTGCCCCGTCGTCACGCGGGGTTCGGTGGGACCAGCTCCCAGCCCGTGA
- a CDS encoding TetR/AcrR family transcriptional regulator, translating into MPDQHSTLREQRRAETQRTIQAHAVRLFTERGYDATTVTDVAEAAGVSPMTVYRHFPTKEDLVLVDQNGQLVAERIIVSSAAQPLVRRIGSALIDSATTLTSGDHGDDLTAGEQFLLARLRLMISTPALRAKHLDNQYALQQAIVDAVGGDATDPDRAFHARAAASACLAAMHTALVRWAEGDGRTELPDLIAKALAAAFGDDIVDTAPDA; encoded by the coding sequence ATGCCCGACCAGCACTCAACACTGCGAGAACAACGGCGAGCCGAGACGCAGCGCACGATTCAGGCGCACGCGGTAAGGCTGTTCACCGAGCGCGGATACGACGCCACGACCGTGACAGACGTCGCCGAAGCCGCGGGCGTGTCGCCCATGACCGTGTACCGGCACTTCCCCACGAAGGAAGACCTCGTGCTCGTCGACCAGAACGGTCAGCTTGTCGCCGAGCGGATCATCGTGTCGTCCGCCGCACAGCCCCTGGTCCGCCGCATCGGCAGCGCGCTCATCGATTCAGCCACGACGTTGACCAGCGGCGACCACGGAGACGACCTGACCGCGGGCGAGCAGTTCCTGCTCGCCCGCCTGCGGCTCATGATCTCGACACCAGCCTTGCGGGCCAAGCACCTGGACAACCAATACGCTCTTCAGCAGGCGATCGTCGACGCCGTCGGAGGCGATGCCACCGATCCCGACAGGGCGTTCCATGCACGCGCGGCGGCCAGTGCCTGCCTAGCTGCCATGCACACGGCATTGGTGCGCTGGGCCGAGGGCGACGGACGGACCGAGCTGCCCGACCTGATCGCGAAGGCGCTCGCTGCCGCCTTCGGCGATGACATCGTCGATACCGCTCCGGACGCGTGA
- a CDS encoding SDR family oxidoreductase, whose protein sequence is MSDLTGRTALVTGASRGIGQAIAARLAAMGAVVIVHFGTDEDGAAATVDEIERAGGTALAVGAELGVEDDVQTLFTGVEAGLAGRRLDILVNNAAAAPAGPLGATTRKEFDHLFAVNVRAPYFIIQRALPLLRDGGRIVTISSAATRMANPAQTSFAMTKGAVETMSMTLANELGVRGITVNAVAPGATRTATNGSFFEAPGLAELIAGTTALNRLGGPDDVADVVAFLASDLARWITGQVIDASGGLFLGPRAG, encoded by the coding sequence ATGAGTGATCTGACCGGCAGGACGGCTCTCGTGACTGGAGCATCGCGCGGCATCGGGCAGGCGATCGCGGCCCGGCTGGCGGCGATGGGGGCAGTGGTCATCGTGCATTTCGGCACGGACGAGGACGGAGCGGCGGCGACGGTCGACGAGATCGAACGTGCCGGTGGAACCGCGCTAGCCGTCGGGGCAGAGCTGGGCGTGGAGGACGACGTCCAGACGCTCTTCACTGGAGTCGAGGCCGGCCTGGCTGGGCGGCGACTCGACATCCTGGTCAACAACGCGGCGGCTGCGCCCGCCGGCCCGCTCGGAGCCACGACGAGGAAGGAGTTCGACCACCTCTTCGCGGTGAACGTGCGAGCGCCGTACTTCATCATCCAGCGAGCATTGCCATTGCTCCGCGACGGTGGCCGCATAGTCACTATCTCGTCCGCGGCGACCCGGATGGCCAACCCCGCCCAGACGTCCTTCGCCATGACGAAGGGTGCGGTCGAGACGATGAGCATGACCTTGGCCAACGAGCTCGGAGTCCGAGGGATCACGGTGAACGCGGTTGCTCCCGGCGCCACTCGGACGGCGACCAACGGATCGTTCTTCGAAGCGCCGGGCCTGGCCGAACTCATCGCTGGAACGACGGCGCTCAATCGGCTGGGCGGGCCCGACGATGTCGCCGACGTGGTCGCGTTCCTCGCCTCCGACCTGGCGCGCTGGATCACCGGGCAGGTCATCGACGCAAGCGGTGGACTGTTCCTCGGACCGCGCGCCGGATAG
- a CDS encoding serpin family protein: MVVQAENNGTEAISALAELWLESLFDDPATHGGRDVICSPAALWLALTALEAWADGATRDELRGVVGPVGAQDTAVRELGRNDVFVTATRMLSQVPARPEFHTRSYGITVGQPGLDGPSGLHRWAPGTNAPLGWAPQCADPARCALLVSTVALEAEWERPFDPCFTRELLFTDAGGVAHPVPAMVAEVPVEDAWTLVRPRGRVTVIELRARAAGGRAVPAAGPVRVRFALGENRQVPPAEVLAAARAPAAHGKVLRGSRATGRPEAVLLELPRLWLSGDIDASPHLTALGVERVFSASAELPGMFSEPVHCERVVQSCVVRFGEEGMSSGTAACPAEDRSGANRNYFDGPGQLLRTVPVRLDRPFAVAVLDESGVIPLLGGYQAGRPGAPVPGPPLE, from the coding sequence GTGGTTGTGCAAGCGGAGAACAACGGCACGGAGGCGATCTCTGCCTTGGCCGAGCTGTGGCTGGAATCGCTTTTCGACGACCCGGCGACCCACGGCGGGCGTGATGTGATCTGCTCGCCTGCCGCTCTGTGGCTGGCACTGACAGCCTTGGAGGCCTGGGCGGACGGGGCTACTCGCGACGAGCTGCGTGGAGTCGTCGGTCCGGTCGGTGCGCAGGACACAGCGGTCCGCGAACTCGGTCGGAACGATGTGTTCGTCACCGCGACGAGGATGCTGAGCCAAGTTCCGGCACGGCCGGAATTTCACACGCGCTCGTACGGCATCACGGTCGGGCAGCCCGGCCTTGACGGCCCGAGTGGGCTGCACCGGTGGGCGCCCGGCACGAACGCCCCGCTCGGCTGGGCGCCGCAGTGTGCTGATCCCGCGCGTTGTGCCCTGCTCGTCAGCACGGTCGCACTGGAGGCCGAGTGGGAGCGGCCCTTCGATCCGTGCTTCACGCGTGAGCTCCTGTTCACCGATGCAGGGGGAGTGGCTCACCCTGTGCCCGCCATGGTCGCGGAAGTGCCGGTCGAGGACGCCTGGACCCTCGTGCGGCCGCGCGGCCGGGTCACGGTGATCGAACTGCGGGCCCGTGCGGCGGGCGGGAGAGCGGTGCCCGCCGCGGGACCCGTCAGGGTCCGGTTCGCACTGGGTGAGAACCGGCAGGTCCCGCCCGCGGAGGTGCTGGCGGCAGCACGGGCCCCGGCCGCTCACGGGAAGGTACTCCGTGGGAGTCGGGCTACGGGACGCCCCGAGGCGGTGCTTCTGGAACTGCCGCGTCTCTGGCTGTCCGGCGACATCGATGCGTCGCCCCATCTGACCGCGCTGGGCGTGGAGCGCGTCTTCTCGGCATCGGCCGAACTTCCCGGGATGTTTTCCGAGCCCGTCCACTGCGAACGCGTCGTCCAGAGCTGCGTCGTACGGTTCGGCGAGGAGGGCATGTCCTCCGGGACCGCCGCCTGCCCGGCCGAGGACCGGTCCGGGGCGAACCGGAACTATTTTGACGGCCCCGGACAGCTGCTGCGGACGGTCCCGGTGCGCCTCGACCGGCCGTTCGCCGTCGCAGTGCTGGACGAGAGCGGCGTGATCCCCCTGCTCGGCGGTTACCAGGCCGGCCGTCCCGGGGCCCCGGTCCCCGGCCCACCACTCGAATGA
- a CDS encoding TetR/AcrR family transcriptional regulator yields the protein MSTPAAPPAGRRERKRQQVRDHLYAAALHLFVTQGYEATTMDQIAETADVARATVFNHFSQKVGFLEEWGARRRARVNEILGSQHAEDLPVGDGLRRYLKEMAELNVASRAETAVLMDASARYGRLLQDPSLEIELARIVEQGQQRREIRADVDCDQAGQLLAACYFTTILRWIREEPAPFDLHQRLAGALDIILLGLLVGEAA from the coding sequence GTGTCCACGCCCGCAGCACCGCCCGCCGGACGCCGGGAACGCAAGCGACAGCAGGTGCGCGACCACCTCTACGCCGCGGCGCTGCACTTGTTCGTCACCCAGGGGTACGAGGCGACGACCATGGACCAGATCGCCGAAACCGCCGACGTCGCCCGGGCCACCGTCTTCAACCACTTCTCACAGAAGGTCGGATTCCTCGAGGAATGGGGAGCCCGCCGCCGCGCCCGCGTCAACGAGATCCTCGGCTCCCAGCACGCCGAGGACCTGCCGGTCGGCGACGGGCTGCGCCGCTACCTGAAGGAGATGGCCGAACTCAACGTCGCCTCCCGCGCCGAGACCGCCGTCCTGATGGACGCCTCCGCGCGGTACGGCCGCCTCCTCCAGGACCCGTCTCTGGAGATCGAACTCGCCAGGATCGTCGAACAGGGTCAGCAGCGCAGGGAGATCAGGGCGGACGTCGACTGCGACCAGGCCGGACAACTGCTGGCTGCCTGCTACTTCACGACAATCCTGCGTTGGATCCGAGAGGAACCAGCCCCCTTCGACCTCCACCAGCGACTCGCCGGCGCGCTCGACATCATCCTGCTGGGCCTCCTCGTCGGCGAAGCGGCCTGA
- a CDS encoding MBL fold metallo-hydrolase — translation MASVIFRTGCVELGHGCYAWIAGESGWGMSNAGLITGRGESLLVDTLYDLLLTKTMLDALTPLTATAPIATVVNTHGNGDHWFGNQLVAHAEIIAARGSVADMRQVGPAEMLALTSMESPAGRFAHRIFGRFDYAGVEPALPNRIFDGETILDIGGTEVRLIDVGPAHSAGDTIVHVPQARTVYTGDIVFAGAAPIVWHGPFTRWLAACDLLLGLDADIVVPGHGPVTTKQAVREIRDYLEHVHEQATARFTAGMPAMDAARDIRLGRFADLHESERLAVNVHTVYRELDPTLPPLDGPGLFGCMAELCPRV, via the coding sequence GTGGCTTCCGTGATATTCCGGACAGGCTGTGTCGAGCTCGGACACGGCTGTTACGCCTGGATCGCGGGCGAGTCCGGATGGGGCATGAGCAACGCCGGGCTGATCACCGGCCGGGGCGAGTCACTGCTCGTCGACACCCTCTACGATCTGCTGCTGACCAAGACCATGCTCGACGCGCTGACGCCGCTGACCGCCACCGCGCCGATCGCCACCGTGGTCAACACCCATGGCAACGGCGACCACTGGTTCGGCAACCAGCTCGTGGCTCACGCCGAGATCATCGCGGCCCGCGGGTCCGTGGCGGACATGCGTCAGGTGGGTCCGGCCGAGATGCTGGCGCTGACCAGCATGGAGAGCCCTGCCGGACGCTTCGCCCACCGGATCTTCGGCCGCTTCGACTACGCCGGCGTCGAACCCGCCCTCCCGAACCGGATCTTCGACGGTGAGACGATCCTGGACATCGGCGGCACCGAGGTCCGCCTCATCGACGTGGGCCCCGCACACAGCGCCGGAGACACGATCGTGCACGTGCCGCAGGCCCGGACGGTCTACACCGGCGACATCGTCTTCGCCGGAGCGGCGCCGATCGTCTGGCACGGCCCCTTCACCCGCTGGCTCGCCGCCTGCGACCTGTTGCTCGGCCTCGACGCCGACATCGTCGTACCCGGCCACGGCCCTGTCACCACCAAACAGGCCGTCCGCGAGATCCGCGACTACCTCGAACACGTCCATGAGCAGGCCACCGCCCGCTTCACCGCCGGCATGCCGGCCATGGACGCGGCCCGCGACATCCGCCTGGGCCGCTTCGCAGACCTGCACGAGAGCGAACGCCTCGCCGTCAACGTGCACACCGTCTACCGGGAGCTCGACCCCACCCTGCCCCCACTCGACGGCCCCGGGCTGTTCGGCTGCATGGCCGAGCTCTGCCCCCGCGTCTGA
- a CDS encoding MFS transporter has product MVSVPAYDPSAAPSSSDTPPAATARHTSTIIAGCLAVCLAQIGLVLPAAINGVMQRTLHASGGELTWISDAFLVPAAVLALTFGVVGDLYGRKKLVVGAALLSAIGYLVSATSHSAAQLITGQAISGIGAAALFPASLSMITAITTTPAARAKGLASWTTALSLGAFLAPLMSGGIVEHASFQWAFGVTGVLAVITAVGAWLLATESSAPEGRSLDWPGQIAIAVAMLALLYGIIQGPSDGWSSTPVVASFVAFAVFIVAFVLVESRSAAPMLRLELFRIPAFAASAAMAVIGMFGFLGGAYDLSIRLGVIQHQSPFQVAVPFLVIQGVTPLIWPLLVRLLHRVGPGPMLVTGFVSLAGAQLWLRAVPIHESGLIPLLGPLVLNGVGFGLVVAALTAAAVNVVPPTLTGMAGATTSLVRDLGQTLGPAIVGAVALGMATRQLTGSLAEAGLTPKEHGIASAVLHEGGPLALHSADLGPLSAKLAPYTTDALARGYNNGLILTAVACAAAAVIAAVFVGFGPSGTRPAEAEGSAA; this is encoded by the coding sequence ATGGTCTCCGTCCCCGCCTACGACCCATCCGCCGCCCCGTCGTCGTCCGACACCCCACCGGCCGCCACGGCACGCCACACCAGCACGATCATCGCCGGCTGTCTGGCCGTCTGCCTGGCCCAGATCGGACTGGTACTGCCCGCCGCGATCAACGGCGTCATGCAGCGCACCCTCCATGCGTCCGGTGGAGAACTGACCTGGATCAGTGACGCCTTCCTGGTGCCCGCCGCCGTCCTCGCGCTGACCTTCGGCGTCGTGGGCGACCTGTACGGCCGTAAGAAACTGGTGGTCGGCGCGGCACTGCTGTCCGCCATCGGCTACCTGGTGTCCGCCACCTCCCACTCGGCAGCCCAGTTGATCACCGGTCAGGCGATCTCCGGCATCGGAGCCGCCGCGCTCTTCCCTGCCTCCTTGTCCATGATCACCGCGATCACGACCACCCCGGCCGCGCGAGCCAAGGGGCTGGCCTCCTGGACCACGGCCCTGTCGCTCGGCGCCTTCCTCGCCCCGCTGATGTCCGGCGGGATCGTCGAACACGCCTCCTTCCAGTGGGCGTTCGGCGTGACCGGCGTGCTCGCCGTGATCACCGCGGTGGGTGCCTGGCTGCTGGCCACCGAGTCCAGCGCCCCCGAGGGCCGCTCGCTCGACTGGCCGGGCCAGATCGCCATCGCCGTGGCCATGCTCGCCCTGCTGTACGGCATCATCCAAGGCCCGTCGGACGGCTGGAGCTCGACACCCGTCGTCGCGTCCTTCGTCGCCTTCGCCGTGTTCATCGTCGCGTTCGTGCTGGTGGAGAGCCGCAGCGCGGCCCCGATGCTGCGCCTGGAGCTGTTCCGTATCCCGGCCTTCGCCGCGTCGGCCGCGATGGCGGTGATCGGCATGTTCGGCTTCCTCGGCGGCGCGTACGACCTGAGCATCCGCCTCGGCGTCATCCAGCACCAGAGCCCCTTCCAGGTCGCGGTGCCCTTCCTGGTCATCCAGGGCGTCACCCCGCTCATCTGGCCGCTGCTGGTCCGGCTGCTGCACCGGGTGGGCCCCGGCCCCATGCTCGTCACCGGGTTCGTCTCACTGGCCGGAGCCCAACTGTGGCTGCGGGCGGTGCCGATCCACGAAAGCGGCCTGATCCCCCTGCTCGGGCCGCTCGTGCTCAACGGTGTCGGCTTCGGTCTGGTCGTCGCCGCCCTCACCGCCGCCGCCGTCAACGTCGTACCGCCCACGCTGACCGGCATGGCGGGCGCCACCACCAGCCTGGTCCGCGACCTCGGCCAGACCCTCGGCCCCGCCATCGTCGGCGCCGTCGCCCTCGGCATGGCCACGCGTCAACTCACCGGCAGCCTCGCCGAAGCGGGCCTGACCCCCAAGGAGCACGGCATCGCCTCCGCCGTCCTGCACGAGGGCGGCCCGCTCGCCCTGCACAGCGCCGACCTCGGTCCGCTCAGCGCCAAGCTCGCCCCGTACACCACGGACGCCCTGGCCCGCGGCTACAACAACGGACTGATCCTCACTGCCGTCGCCTGTGCGGCCGCCGCTGTGATCGCCGCCGTCTTCGTCGGCTTCGGGCCCAGCGGCACGCGGCCGGCCGAGGCGGAGGGGAGCGCGGCATGA
- a CDS encoding fumarylacetoacetate hydrolase family protein, protein MRFAAFVHDGKPQPGAVTGDQVHPFEHPVELLDLVMEGEQSLRGAGERALTGSLPLPLADVRLLPPLRPPTVRDYMTFEGHVAGIAQGYGDTVPDEWYEAPAFYFTNPYSVIGAHDDVPVPPGCARFDFELEVAAVIGKPGRDLTPDQAREHILGYTILNDWSARDLQGREMKVKLGPAKGKDTATTLGPWLVTADELEPHRNPEGFLDLALTVQVNGETVGQDRLANMAWTFEEMAAYASRGTWIRPGDVLGSGTCGNGGCLAELWGRNGTFEPPPLAPGDIVTMTVESIGTISNTVVEGVAPIPLPPARRRG, encoded by the coding sequence ATGAGGTTCGCGGCCTTCGTCCACGACGGGAAACCGCAGCCGGGAGCCGTCACCGGCGACCAGGTCCACCCGTTCGAACACCCCGTCGAACTGCTGGATCTGGTCATGGAGGGCGAGCAGTCCCTGCGCGGGGCGGGCGAACGCGCCCTGACCGGCTCCCTGCCGCTGCCCCTGGCCGACGTACGGCTACTGCCACCGCTGCGACCACCGACCGTACGTGACTACATGACCTTCGAGGGCCATGTCGCGGGCATCGCCCAGGGATACGGCGACACCGTGCCCGACGAGTGGTACGAAGCCCCCGCGTTCTACTTCACCAACCCGTACTCGGTGATCGGCGCCCACGACGACGTGCCGGTGCCGCCGGGTTGCGCACGCTTCGACTTCGAACTCGAAGTGGCCGCCGTCATCGGCAAGCCCGGCCGGGACCTGACCCCCGACCAGGCGCGCGAGCACATCCTCGGCTACACGATCCTCAACGACTGGTCCGCCCGCGACCTGCAAGGCCGCGAGATGAAGGTCAAACTCGGCCCGGCCAAGGGCAAGGACACGGCAACCACCCTCGGCCCCTGGCTCGTCACCGCCGACGAACTCGAACCCCACCGCAACCCGGAAGGCTTCCTCGACCTCGCACTGACCGTCCAGGTCAACGGCGAGACCGTCGGCCAGGACCGACTGGCCAACATGGCCTGGACGTTCGAGGAGATGGCGGCGTACGCCTCCCGTGGCACCTGGATCCGCCCCGGCGATGTCCTGGGCTCGGGCACCTGCGGCAACGGCGGCTGCCTGGCCGAACTCTGGGGCCGCAACGGCACCTTCGAACCCCCGCCGCTGGCTCCCGGCGACATCGTCACCATGACGGTCGAGAGCATCGGCACCATCAGCAACACCGTCGTCGAGGGCGTCGCCCCGATTCCTCTACCACCTGCCCGCCGCAGGGGATGA
- a CDS encoding MarR family transcriptional regulator, translating to MADADLKLLYRELVSLEIELWDGIEGRLRAEYDLPLTSFEVLHLLKQQPGRRIQDIAEKFSITVGGTSKVVDRLEAAGLCGRRANPNDRRSSIVELTPEGRNLVDGALKVFEEELELRIGSVIPEQSVREVTAVLSTLRTAGRALDAERKGTAKTPVPATRAPKQPGRPAS from the coding sequence ATGGCTGACGCTGACCTGAAGCTGCTGTACCGGGAGCTGGTCTCGCTGGAGATCGAGCTGTGGGATGGCATTGAGGGGCGATTGAGGGCGGAGTACGACCTGCCGCTGACCTCGTTCGAGGTGCTGCACCTGCTGAAGCAGCAGCCCGGGCGGCGGATCCAGGACATCGCGGAAAAGTTCTCGATCACGGTGGGTGGCACGAGCAAGGTGGTCGATCGCCTGGAGGCGGCGGGCCTGTGTGGGCGGCGCGCCAATCCGAACGACCGCCGTTCCTCGATCGTCGAGTTGACGCCCGAGGGGCGGAACCTGGTGGACGGGGCGCTGAAGGTGTTCGAGGAAGAGCTCGAGCTGCGTATCGGGTCGGTTATTCCCGAGCAGTCCGTACGCGAGGTGACCGCGGTCCTCAGTACGCTGCGGACGGCCGGACGCGCGCTGGACGCGGAGCGGAAGGGCACCGCGAAGACGCCGGTGCCGGCCACGCGGGCGCCGAAGCAGCCCGGCCGACCGGCATCGTGA
- a CDS encoding PPOX class F420-dependent oxidoreductase, with the protein MRKMTEQQWRAFVTHGTRTGKLSTVRADGSPHVTPVWFLLDGDDIVLTIEKSGVKGRNLARDGRFALCVDEDQPPYAFVLLQGRATISEDPDGMLRWGGLLGARYMGEDRTEEYATRNGGPGNLLVRGRIGKVIAFAGIAD; encoded by the coding sequence ATGCGGAAGATGACCGAGCAGCAGTGGCGGGCGTTCGTCACGCACGGCACCCGCACCGGCAAGCTCTCCACCGTCCGCGCCGACGGCAGCCCCCACGTCACACCGGTCTGGTTCCTCCTCGACGGCGACGACATCGTGCTCACCATCGAGAAGAGCGGGGTCAAGGGCCGCAACCTCGCCCGCGACGGACGGTTCGCCCTCTGCGTCGACGAGGATCAACCCCCGTACGCGTTCGTCCTCCTCCAGGGCCGCGCAACAATCTCCGAGGACCCGGACGGCATGCTCCGCTGGGGAGGCCTCCTCGGCGCCCGCTACATGGGCGAGGACCGCACCGAGGAGTACGCCACCCGCAACGGCGGCCCCGGCAACCTCCTCGTCCGCGGCCGCATCGGCAAAGTCATCGCCTTCGCCGGTATCGCCGACTGA
- a CDS encoding nuclear transport factor 2 family protein, with protein sequence MTSSNVDIARTYFQAVQTGDMAALGELLDADIVWHQPGANRFSGEHKGQGAVFQMLGSMMETSRGTFAIDKIHTLMGNGDLVAATIHFTGRHGDASMSMDGVDLLRIDNGKITEMWLFSADPVAEDAFWG encoded by the coding sequence ATGACCAGTTCGAACGTCGACATCGCCCGCACCTACTTCCAGGCTGTCCAGACCGGAGACATGGCTGCTCTCGGCGAACTCCTCGACGCCGACATCGTCTGGCATCAGCCCGGCGCCAACCGGTTCTCCGGCGAGCACAAGGGCCAAGGCGCCGTCTTCCAGATGCTCGGCAGCATGATGGAGACCAGCCGGGGCACCTTCGCCATCGACAAGATCCACACCCTTATGGGCAACGGTGACCTGGTCGCCGCCACCATCCACTTCACCGGCCGCCACGGCGACGCGTCGATGAGCATGGACGGCGTCGACCTCCTGCGCATCGACAACGGCAAGATCACCGAGATGTGGCTCTTCTCCGCCGACCCGGTCGCCGAAGACGCCTTCTGGGGCTAG
- a CDS encoding VOC family protein yields MTVPAFNSVAWFEFGTDQPEKVKEFYGELFDWNHVLNTNTPGVTYHSVVPPGTQQPAGGVWESEGKFPNHAIFYVLVQDVTATVERAGELGAEVLMEPVSDSAGFTFARLRDTAGNHFGVFSVPAP; encoded by the coding sequence TGGTTCGAGTTCGGCACCGACCAGCCGGAGAAAGTCAAGGAGTTCTACGGCGAGCTCTTCGACTGGAATCACGTCCTCAACACCAACACCCCGGGCGTCACCTATCACTCGGTGGTGCCGCCCGGTACCCAGCAGCCGGCGGGCGGCGTGTGGGAGTCGGAGGGCAAGTTCCCCAACCACGCGATCTTCTACGTCCTCGTACAGGACGTCACCGCGACCGTCGAGCGCGCCGGCGAACTGGGCGCCGAGGTACTCATGGAGCCGGTTTCTGACTCCGCCGGCTTCACCTTCGCCCGGCTGCGGGACACCGCCGGCAACCACTTCGGCGTCTTCTCCGTACCCGCCCCCTGA